TAGTGTTGGTCTTTATCTTGCAATTCATTGGAGATATTGTCACCAAGAAACTAGACAAACGCTAAACTGAAACTAGTAGGAGGATGGCTCATCAGTTGCCAACCTCCTTTTTATGATGGATGAAGTCGGCTTTAGAGATTAGAAAAATGCAATACTCATTGAATTTCAAAACAGCTCTTTTATCTATGTCTATTGATGCACCAGAAAATGGAGCGAGTTAAGTGAATTAATACTCAATTAATTTCAAAAACAGATAAAACATATATAAATATACATTATTTGCTATAAAATAAAGCGGGCTAAGTAAGTCAAACATGATGCTTTTTCAGTAAATGAAAAGGACAGTGATAAAAAAGAGGTAATTTACGTCTGAAAATATCTAAGAAAGTCGCAAAATTGCTAACTTTGATTTTGAATGAGTATAAATTAAAATTTCATATTTTCTGACTAATGAAACCTAAAAGACAATAAAAAGTCTGTTTTTTCTATCCAAAAATAGTGATTTTTCTGTATTTTTTGAAAAATAGTTGAGATTTTCTGTTTATCCTGTTATAATAGCAAACATTAGAAGTCAGTATCGGTGGAGGATAAGAGATGAAAGCGTTCAAAAATGTCACCTTGGTAACCTGTGATGAAGAATTCCAGATTTTTAAGGAAGGGCTTTTGGTGATTGATAGGGATAAGATTAACTACTGTGGGTCGATGGATGTGTCTGTTTTGGAGCGGTGTGAAGAGGTCGTAGATGGCGAGGGAAGCTGGATTTTACCTGGTTTAGTGAATTGCCACACCCACAGCCCGATGACGGTCTTGCGAGGCATTCGTGATGATAGTAATCTCCATGAGTGGCTGGAGGACTATATCTGGCCAGCTGAAAGTCAGTTTACACCAGAGGTGACAACGCAGGCGGTCAAGATGGCCTTATGTGAAATGCTTCGCTCTGGAACAACAACCTTCAATGATATGTATAATCCTCAGGGCGTGGATATTCGTGCGATTTATCAGGCGGTCAAGACCTCGGGGATGCGTTGTTATTTTTCACCAACGCTGTTTAGTAAGCAAGAGGAAAGCTCAGACCAAACAATCGCTCGAACACGTCAGACGATTGAAGAGATTTTATCCTATCAAGACGAGCGTTTTCGTGTCATGGTGGCACCGCATTCTCCTTATACGTGCAGCCGTGAGTTACTAGAAAAGAGCCGTGCTTTGGCTGAGGATTTGGGTCTGAAATTACACATTCATGTGGCGGAGACAGAGCAGGAAAGTCAGATTATTTTGGAGAACCATGGTAAACGTCCTCTAGCTTATTTAGATTCCTTGGGGTATTTGGATTGGCCAGCAATTTTTGCCCATGGAGTAGAACTAAATCAGGAAGAAATAGCTCGTTTAGGACAGTCACAGGCTGGCATTGCCCACAATCCTATTAGCAATCTTAAACTAGCTTCAGGGATTGCTCCCATCACCGAACTTCAAAAGCAAGGGGTGACGGTCGGTATTGCGACAGATTCGGTCGCTTCTAATAATAATTTGGATCTGTTTGAAGAAGGGCGGACGGCCGCTCTTCTTCAAAAAATGCGAACAGGTGACGCTCGGGAGTTTTCGATTGAAGTGGCTTTGAAGGCGATGACGATCGAAGGAGCAAAGCTGCTTGGGATGGAACAAGAGATTGGCAGTCTAGAAGTTGGAAAGCAAGCGGATTTTCTCATGATTCAGCCCAAAGGCAAGGTTCATCTGTATCCGAGAGAGCGCATGTTGTCGCACTTGGTCTATGCTGCTAAGGGACAGGATGTGGATCATGTATATATTGCAGGCCAGCAGGTGGTGCGAGATGGGGAAGTGCTGACTGTCTATATGCGGGAAATTTTTGAAAATCCTCTTTTGTAGATTTTTTGGCCAATATAATAGAAGTCCAGCTGTAGATGGTTAGCGGTTACTTGATTGCTACAAAGCGAAAGAATGAGGTCCTATGTTGACTTTTCGGGTTTCCAATGTTTCATAAAGAGGAGTAGAGTTTGTCTTAACAACCTGTTTTGAAAGGCCAGGCAAACTCCTCCTTTTTATAGTCCTACATAAAAATTTTAAAAAATTTAAATTTTCTAAAGAAACCGCTTGCAATTTTTGAAAATTCTGATATACTAAGAGTGTGGATTGTTACTGGTCATGCAGGCAAAACCTAGTTAAATACGAAATATTGGGAAATAGGAGTCATCTATTTCTTACTGTTTGGTATTTACCTAGGTTTTTTTGTACCCCAATTTCCTATATCAGCGCTGGTAGGAAGGGGAACGGTGGCCAAAATATCATAAAGGAGGAGAATCCATGGCGAAATATACAGCACTTGCACAAGACATTTTAGACCACGTTGGTGGAGCAGAAAATGTCAATAGCTTAAAACATTGTGTGACTCGGTTACGCTTTAGCTTGAAAGACGAAGGAAAAGCGGATACGGATTATTTGAAAC
The window above is part of the Streptococcus himalayensis genome. Proteins encoded here:
- a CDS encoding TRZ/ATZ family protein; the protein is MKAFKNVTLVTCDEEFQIFKEGLLVIDRDKINYCGSMDVSVLERCEEVVDGEGSWILPGLVNCHTHSPMTVLRGIRDDSNLHEWLEDYIWPAESQFTPEVTTQAVKMALCEMLRSGTTTFNDMYNPQGVDIRAIYQAVKTSGMRCYFSPTLFSKQEESSDQTIARTRQTIEEILSYQDERFRVMVAPHSPYTCSRELLEKSRALAEDLGLKLHIHVAETEQESQIILENHGKRPLAYLDSLGYLDWPAIFAHGVELNQEEIARLGQSQAGIAHNPISNLKLASGIAPITELQKQGVTVGIATDSVASNNNLDLFEEGRTAALLQKMRTGDAREFSIEVALKAMTIEGAKLLGMEQEIGSLEVGKQADFLMIQPKGKVHLYPRERMLSHLVYAAKGQDVDHVYIAGQQVVRDGEVLTVYMREIFENPLL